The Flavobacterium sp. 140616W15 sequence GAATTCGCAAATTTTTTCCATTTTGCTACATCACTTTGGTAAAATAAATCAGCATTACCTACAAAAGCTTTATTGGCATCTAATGCAGTACCAGCCTCATCTAACTCTTTTAATAAATCATTGTAGATTGCTTGCTGTGTATCATATTTAGGTGCAAAAATGTTCCCATTATAACCTTTTCCTGCTTCAAAATATGGAATTTCTCCATAAGTATCTGTCAATTTCTGGAACATGAATACTTTCATGATTCTACATGCCTGAATCATATTTGAATTTTCTGGCGTATTTGGTAAAACTGATAACAACTGGAAAATTTGATTCAATCCCTTACCGTATGATTCTCCAAATAAAGAGCCTGAATACTCTGATACATAGATATATTTTGAACCTGGTCCTCCTAATGAGGCAAAGTGTTGCACTATTTGAGCTGCATATCCATTGTTTCCTCTTGTATTCGAATAATCTTGTCCATCGATATATATTTCGGCAAGCGTAAACATAGATTTAGGTGCAGGATCTGTTAAAGCATTTGGATTCTTATTTAATTCCTCGAATCCGTTATCACATGCTGTCAATGTCATTGCACTAACAATTGCGATACAAAATAGTTTTATATATTTATTTTTCATCTTACAATTTTTATTATTAGAATTTGACATTAAGAGTTAGTCCGTAGTTTCTAGTCAAAGGCATAGATGCTCTTTCAAGTCCTTGTGCATTGCTATTAGAATAATTTGATTCTGGGTCAATATTTGGTGTATTACTATAAATTGTCCATAAATTATGAGCAGAGAATGCTAAACTAATAGATTGAAATGGTGAATGTGCAAGATATGCTTTCGGAAAATTATAGCTTAAAGAAACAGCTCTTAGCTTAACAAAATCTGCATTATAAACAAAATTTGATGTTATATCACTATAACTTCTCCAGTAATCATAAGCCGAAACTTGCTGATTAACAGGACCTCCAGCAGGATCCTTACCCGTTACTGCAATTCCTCCCTCACGTCCATCAAGTGTATTATCTGATAATCCATATTCTGTTCCTTTTTGGTTTGTCGCTGAGTAAATATCTCCTCCAAATTTAGCATCTACAAAAACCGAAAGTGTCAAATTTTTATAAGTAAAATCATTTGAAAGTCCCATTGAAGTAGGGGCAACACCTTGTCCAGCTACAATTAAGTCTCCTCTCATGAATTTACCATCCGAACTTAATAGGATTTTTCCATTTTCATCTCTTAAATAATCGTATGCTTTAATTATTCCAAAAGGCTGTCCTTTTTCTAAAACCACAAAAGCGTTTGAATTTCTATCTCTTTCAAGTGTTTTTGTATTGATTTTATCAGATAGATTAAGTACTTCACTTTGATTATAAGCAAAATTATAACCTACATTCCAACTAAAATTTGGTGTTTTTATAGCTTTTACATTTACAGCAAACTCAACCCCTTGGTTTTGTATTTCTCCCACATTAATTTTGGTTGTTCTATAACCCGAAGCTTGAGAAATATCGGCATCAGAGATATCGTTAGTTGTTTTCTTACGGTAAAAAGTCAAATCTGTACTAACTCTATTATTGAAAAATGTATTTTCAAAACCAAATTCGATTGTACTTACATTATATGGTTTTAAATATTTATTTGGAACAGTTTCTCCATTAACTCCTAAAATTGGTTGCCCTTGTGAATCTGTTTGTCCATCTGGCGCAGTATATGTTAAAGCTAAAGCGTATGCGTCTGGTAATGCTCCCCCTACGTTACCCCAACCTGCTCGAATTTTACCGTAGGACATCCACTCAGGAAAATCAATAACTTCTGAATAAACAAAACTCGTACTCACAGACGGATAAAAAGTACTATTATCTTCCGGATTTAAAGTCGAAAACCAATCTTCACGACCAGTTACATTTAAGAATAAGAAATTTTTATAACCTAAATCAGCAGAATAAAAAAGAGAGTTTACTTCACTTTCTGAGTACAATTTCTCTGTTTTGTCTGGCATAGTATTTCCATAAAAATATTTAAACGGTACAATAAAGTTATTCCCTTTCATTTTAATACCGCTAAATCTGTTATGCTGACGGTTTGCCCCAACAAAAGCATCCAATGTAAGGTCTTTTGCTATATCGCCTTTATATCCTAAATAACCAGATGCATTAACCTCTGAACGGGTTTCAACTCTGTTTTCATAAGATCCTCCTGGAAGATAGTTAATTCCTGTAGGCTCAATTTCAGTATATTCGTAATTAATATCATCTATACCGATCACCGCTTTAGCGTAAATTTTATCTGTAATATTATAATTTACTTTAGTAGAACCAATAAAACGTTTTCTAAGATCATTATTCAGATCTTCCTGCGTAGCAAAATA is a genomic window containing:
- a CDS encoding SusC/RagA family TonB-linked outer membrane protein; this translates as MKQILAVLAMVMLSSLGAVAQNRSLTGVVADADNKGIVSATIKVKGKSISSITDSEGRFAMTIPEGKVSLTVSSIGFITQSVEVGESEKNITVILSSSVEELKDVVITSFGVKKQKKSLGYAVGELKGDDLTKTKEVNLGNALQGKIAGVNVSAPTSGPSGSSRVVIRGATSASGLNQPLYVVDGIPIDNSQQGNANMWGGADKGDGMSSFNPDDIASMSVLKGSAASALYGYRGSNGVILITTKKGKAGKGIGVDFSTNSTFNTPVNLLKWQDQYGTGEPLNGIPTRYNNLQQLRDKYYNAWGDKYDGTPSLSLDGKTRPYQAYGKDNADNFYRTGYSFSNTLAVSGGNENTNFRLSFGNTKDESILPGTNFRRSNVALNLNSRVNEKISIEANAQYIAEKSHNRPYLNDSPRNASYPITFLSPATDIRWLSNGYDANGGEADYFGANTYQTNPYFATQEDLNNDLRKRFIGSTKVNYNITDKIYAKAVIGIDDINYEYTEIEPTGINYLPGGSYENRVETRSEVNASGYLGYKGDIAKDLTLDAFVGANRQHNRFSGIKMKGNNFIVPFKYFYGNTMPDKTEKLYSESEVNSLFYSADLGYKNFLFLNVTGREDWFSTLNPEDNSTFYPSVSTSFVYSEVIDFPEWMSYGKIRAGWGNVGGALPDAYALALTYTAPDGQTDSQGQPILGVNGETVPNKYLKPYNVSTIEFGFENTFFNNRVSTDLTFYRKKTTNDISDADISQASGYRTTKINVGEIQNQGVEFAVNVKAIKTPNFSWNVGYNFAYNQSEVLNLSDKINTKTLERDRNSNAFVVLEKGQPFGIIKAYDYLRDENGKILLSSDGKFMRGDLIVAGQGVAPTSMGLSNDFTYKNLTLSVFVDAKFGGDIYSATNQKGTEYGLSDNTLDGREGGIAVTGKDPAGGPVNQQVSAYDYWRSYSDITSNFVYNADFVKLRAVSLSYNFPKAYLAHSPFQSISLAFSAHNLWTIYSNTPNIDPESNYSNSNAQGLERASMPLTRNYGLTLNVKF